A single genomic interval of Candidatus Krumholzibacteriia bacterium harbors:
- a CDS encoding tetratricopeptide repeat protein, with amino-acid sequence MYRRSPRGVNSVWLAVLLLLIAGRVGATGLEERLDRSRSLEAELARLSAMVEDGRAVEVEPVLDELAEEVRADPRWQNLWGTVLAAGGDHAAAVERYTRAIRLDPSLVEPHLNLAVSLIRIGATGRALSEFRQAAELDPERVDAHLGLGRELVRLGRFRAALDPLQRARELAPRDPRVLRVLGEAAVGVDRTDLALESWRAAERVAPDATIARRIAELVVDTEPASAIEAYDRCAERDPAAIDCREAAAALLLQAGSPEEARERLAPVVEDLSSVALQNLYLATLRARGPEAVTALRERREPATGAGWGVLALALRETDRPDAARAAVERGLVLDPRDADLHSLHGVLLAESGDSGAARTAWRRALEIDPDHAEARANLDATGGP; translated from the coding sequence GTGTATCGACGAAGTCCACGGGGGGTCAATTCGGTCTGGCTCGCGGTGCTCCTGTTGCTGATCGCCGGGCGGGTCGGGGCGACGGGCCTCGAGGAACGACTGGATCGTTCGCGATCGCTCGAGGCCGAGCTCGCGCGGCTCTCGGCCATGGTGGAGGACGGCCGTGCGGTCGAGGTCGAACCGGTGCTCGACGAGCTCGCGGAGGAGGTCCGGGCCGATCCGCGATGGCAGAACCTCTGGGGGACGGTCCTCGCGGCGGGCGGCGACCACGCCGCTGCGGTGGAGCGCTACACCCGGGCCATCCGGCTGGATCCCTCTCTCGTCGAACCCCACCTGAACCTCGCCGTCTCCCTGATCCGGATCGGTGCGACCGGCCGGGCCCTCAGCGAATTCCGGCAGGCGGCAGAACTCGATCCCGAGCGGGTCGACGCCCATCTGGGTCTCGGTCGCGAGCTGGTGCGTCTGGGTCGGTTCCGGGCCGCGCTCGATCCCCTGCAGCGGGCGAGGGAGCTCGCGCCCCGGGATCCCCGTGTGCTGCGGGTCCTCGGCGAGGCCGCGGTCGGGGTGGATCGCACGGACCTGGCGCTGGAGAGCTGGCGGGCCGCGGAGCGGGTCGCCCCCGATGCGACCATCGCGCGTCGGATCGCCGAGCTCGTCGTCGACACCGAGCCGGCCTCGGCGATCGAGGCCTACGACCGCTGTGCCGAGCGTGACCCCGCCGCCATCGACTGCCGCGAGGCCGCAGCGGCATTGCTGCTGCAGGCCGGGAGTCCGGAGGAAGCGAGGGAACGGCTCGCGCCGGTCGTCGAGGACCTCTCGTCGGTCGCGCTGCAGAACCTGTATCTGGCCACGCTGCGGGCCCGGGGGCCCGAAGCCGTCACCGCCCTGCGCGAGCGGCGCGAACCGGCGACCGGCGCCGGTTGGGGCGTGCTCGCACTGGCCCTGCGCGAGACCGACCGCCCCGACGCGGCCAGGGCCGCCGTCGAGCGAGGACTCGTCCTCGACCCACGAGACGCCGACCTCCACTCCCTGCACGGTGTGTTGCTCGCCGAATCCGGCGATTCCGGGGCCGCCCGCACGGCCTGGAGGCGCGCGCTCGAGATCGACCCCGACCATGCCGAGGCCCGCGCGAACCTCGACGCGACGGGCGGTCCCTGA
- a CDS encoding class II aldolase/adducin family protein, whose product MDSDRHVSERRLRDELVEVGRCMRDRGLVVATEGNLSVRLDAERVLATPAGADKGRLRAADLVEVDLAGRVIGAGRASTELDMHLAIYGIRPDLQAICHAHPPHATAFAAAHRALDACVLPEVVCTLGAVPLSAYGTPSTSEVADAVRAVFADHDACLLRNHGAVAAAAGPTAAMYVMETVERLAQVTWLAENLGGVRSLGREEVDRLLSIRGVYGAERPVPPCRACDD is encoded by the coding sequence GTGGATTCTGATCGGCACGTCTCCGAGCGGCGTCTGCGCGACGAACTGGTCGAGGTCGGGCGCTGCATGCGGGATCGTGGCCTCGTCGTCGCGACCGAGGGGAATCTGAGCGTCCGGCTCGACGCCGAAAGGGTTCTCGCCACGCCGGCTGGGGCCGACAAGGGCCGCCTGCGCGCCGCCGATCTGGTGGAGGTCGATCTCGCGGGACGGGTGATCGGGGCCGGGCGTGCGAGCACGGAACTCGACATGCACCTGGCGATCTACGGCATTCGACCCGACCTGCAGGCGATCTGTCACGCCCACCCCCCGCACGCGACCGCGTTCGCCGCCGCCCATCGGGCGCTCGACGCCTGCGTCCTGCCCGAGGTCGTCTGCACGCTCGGTGCCGTTCCACTGAGCGCGTACGGGACCCCGAGCACCTCCGAGGTCGCCGACGCGGTCCGAGCCGTCTTCGCCGATCACGATGCCTGTCTGCTGCGCAATCACGGGGCGGTCGCCGCTGCCGCCGGTCCCACCGCCGCCATGTACGTGATGGAGACGGTCGAACGCCTGGCGCAGGTCACGTGGTTGGCCGAGAACCTCGGTGGGGTCCGCTCGCTCGGCCGCGAAGAGGTCGATCGATTGCTGTCGATCCGCGGGGTCTACGGCGCCGAGCGTCCGGTGCCGCCGTGCCGTGCCTGCGACGACTGA
- a CDS encoding glycosyltransferase family 4 protein, translating into MRWLVVSPYLPHPAIGHGGGTAVLQLCRALARVHDTRLLCYRRERETGLESSLVEAGVDVRTVDFRSEQASGASRLGLMADRALHALRAARDGRPLMVAKYDRAAMHERLRAELSRWNPDVVQVEYGFMAPCARTVVEARDGERPHVVLNTHELGSLVRLRRAAAATDRRRRRRCGRDLADWARHETSVVHWADTVTCVTEGDRRVLEAMTAATNLATVPLGTEVESFPPVDPGGRTGAPRVLFVGSFAHPPNAEGAERLLADILPRVRARHPAVVAEIVGANPPEAIRRHAGPGVEIPGFVDDLGASFRRAQVFVAPLFSGGGIKIKVLEAMGRGAAVVTTPIGAEGIDPTGEACRVVGDPTNFADTVADLLDDAGARAELGRRARHHVEHHYSWPAIVRQLEDLVQSSQARHGGTGRSAP; encoded by the coding sequence GTGCGCTGGCTCGTCGTCTCCCCCTACCTGCCGCACCCGGCCATCGGTCACGGCGGCGGGACCGCGGTCCTGCAGCTGTGCCGCGCGCTGGCGCGGGTCCACGACACCCGATTGCTGTGCTACCGCCGCGAGCGCGAGACCGGCCTCGAGTCCTCGCTGGTGGAGGCCGGAGTCGACGTCCGGACGGTGGACTTCCGCAGCGAGCAGGCCTCCGGGGCGTCGCGCCTGGGATTGATGGCCGACCGCGCCCTGCACGCCCTGCGTGCTGCCCGTGACGGCCGCCCGCTCATGGTGGCCAAGTACGATCGCGCCGCCATGCACGAACGGCTGCGGGCCGAACTGAGCCGGTGGAATCCCGACGTCGTGCAGGTCGAATACGGCTTCATGGCCCCCTGTGCGCGCACCGTCGTCGAAGCGAGGGACGGGGAACGACCTCACGTCGTCCTCAACACCCACGAACTGGGCAGCCTGGTCCGTCTACGCCGCGCCGCCGCGGCCACCGACCGGCGTCGGCGCCGCCGGTGCGGACGAGATCTCGCGGACTGGGCCCGCCACGAGACGTCGGTCGTCCACTGGGCCGACACCGTGACCTGCGTCACCGAGGGCGACCGCCGCGTGCTCGAGGCCATGACCGCGGCCACCAACCTCGCCACCGTGCCCCTGGGCACCGAGGTCGAGTCCTTCCCGCCCGTCGACCCCGGCGGTCGGACCGGCGCTCCTCGGGTGCTCTTCGTGGGCAGCTTCGCCCACCCGCCGAACGCCGAGGGCGCGGAGCGTCTCCTCGCCGACATCCTGCCCCGCGTCCGTGCACGCCACCCCGCGGTGGTGGCCGAGATCGTCGGTGCGAACCCACCCGAAGCGATCCGTCGTCACGCCGGCCCCGGAGTCGAGATCCCCGGCTTCGTCGACGATCTCGGCGCCTCGTTCCGTCGCGCGCAGGTCTTCGTCGCGCCGTTGTTCTCGGGCGGTGGGATCAAGATCAAGGTCCTCGAGGCCATGGGCCGCGGTGCGGCCGTCGTGACCACGCCGATCGGGGCCGAGGGGATCGATCCGACGGGTGAGGCCTGTCGGGTGGTCGGCGATCCGACGAACTTCGCGGACACCGTCGCCGACCTGCTCGACGACGCCGGGGCACGGGCCGAGCTCGGACGACGCGCACGCCACCACGTCGAACACCACTACTCGTGGCCGGCGATCGTGCGGCAACTCGAGGATCTGGTTCAGTCGTCGCAGGCACGGCACGGCGGCACCGGACGCTCGGCGCCGTAG
- a CDS encoding DUF507 family protein, giving the protein MRLNEERIDAIALAITDRLAEEELVDLTIDEDDLANLVANVITRDLAREDEIQREAVEFVQKTKPQLDPGSTGWSIELERARDQIAVRRGYVLP; this is encoded by the coding sequence GTGCGTCTGAACGAGGAACGCATCGATGCGATCGCCCTGGCGATCACCGACCGTCTCGCCGAGGAGGAGCTCGTCGACCTGACGATCGACGAGGACGACCTGGCGAACCTGGTGGCCAACGTGATCACCCGTGATCTGGCTCGCGAGGACGAGATCCAGCGCGAGGCGGTGGAGTTCGTGCAGAAGACCAAGCCGCAACTCGACCCCGGGAGCACGGGGTGGAGCATCGAACTCGAGCGCGCGCGCGACCAGATCGCGGTGCGCCGCGGCTACGTGCTGCCCTAG
- a CDS encoding DUF507 family protein, whose product MSQDKVKDLAAQIVKMLDEHPGVTLQDRQEALRVTVGSVILDDLEEEDDIDREVDALLNEHAREIDSQSMDHETLRRRFRDEIARRRGFTL is encoded by the coding sequence ATGTCGCAGGACAAGGTCAAGGACCTGGCCGCCCAGATCGTGAAGATGCTCGACGAGCACCCGGGCGTGACGCTGCAGGACCGGCAGGAAGCGCTGCGCGTGACCGTGGGCAGCGTGATCCTCGACGACCTCGAGGAAGAGGACGACATCGACCGCGAGGTCGACGCCCTCTTGAACGAGCACGCCCGCGAGATCGACTCGCAATCCATGGACCACGAGACCCTGCGCCGAAGGTTCCGCGACGAGATCGCCCGGCGCCGCGGCTTCACGCTCTGA
- a CDS encoding MoxR family ATPase: protein MSQDLNQLQERIEGESDFVRELQNEIGRVVVGQRGMVDALLIGLLTGGHVLLEGVPGLAKTLSVSTLARALAMSFARIQFTPDLLPADLIGTLIYDQRNGDFVTRKGPIFANVILADEINRAPAKVQSALLEAMQEMQITIGDETFPLDQPFLVLATQNPIEQEGTYPLPEAQVDRFMLKAIVDYPQREEERKILDRMLDGDEIEVSAVLERERLLRAREIVKEVYVDDKIREYVLDLVRATREPAEYDLSVAPLIAYGASPRATLFLTRAARAHAFLRGRGFVTPEDVKSIGPLVMRHRVSISYEAEAEELTSDDIVRLVFDHVEVP from the coding sequence GTGAGCCAGGATCTGAACCAGCTACAGGAGCGCATCGAGGGCGAGAGCGACTTCGTGCGCGAACTCCAGAACGAGATCGGTCGCGTGGTGGTGGGACAGCGCGGCATGGTCGACGCACTGCTCATCGGTCTGCTCACCGGAGGCCACGTCCTCCTGGAGGGCGTGCCCGGACTCGCCAAGACGCTCTCGGTGAGCACCCTGGCCCGGGCGCTGGCCATGAGCTTCGCACGGATCCAGTTCACGCCCGATCTGCTGCCGGCCGACCTCATCGGCACGCTGATCTACGACCAGCGCAACGGTGATTTCGTCACCCGCAAGGGCCCGATCTTCGCCAACGTGATCCTGGCCGACGAGATCAACCGCGCGCCCGCCAAGGTCCAGTCGGCCCTGCTCGAAGCCATGCAGGAGATGCAGATCACGATCGGCGACGAGACCTTCCCGCTCGACCAGCCCTTCCTGGTCCTGGCCACGCAGAATCCGATCGAGCAGGAGGGAACCTACCCACTGCCCGAGGCGCAGGTCGATCGCTTCATGCTGAAGGCGATCGTGGACTATCCGCAGCGCGAGGAGGAACGGAAGATCCTCGATCGCATGCTCGACGGCGACGAGATCGAGGTGAGTGCCGTGCTCGAGCGCGAGCGACTGCTGCGGGCGCGGGAGATCGTCAAGGAGGTCTACGTCGACGACAAGATCCGCGAGTACGTGCTCGACCTGGTGCGGGCGACGCGTGAGCCCGCCGAGTACGACCTCTCGGTGGCGCCGTTGATCGCCTACGGGGCGAGTCCGCGCGCGACGCTGTTCCTCACGCGGGCGGCGCGGGCCCACGCCTTCCTCCGCGGCCGGGGTTTCGTCACGCCCGAGGACGTGAAGTCGATCGGGCCGCTGGTGATGCGCCACCGCGTGTCGATCAGCTACGAGGCCGAGGCCGAGGAACTGACCAGCGACGACATCGTCCGTCTGGTCTTCGATCACGTCGAGGTTCCCTAG
- a CDS encoding DUF58 domain-containing protein, giving the protein MSESDRRNADDSVRGIPPDLIAQVRRLEIRTRRIVQELFGGEYHSVFKGQGNQFREVREYLPGDDVRAIDWNVTARMCDPYLKQFEEERELTVIVMADLSASERFGSAHRLKSAAMAELGALLVFSALGNQDKVGLILFTDEIELYVPPRKNRSHGLRVIRELLYHPPRGRGTDLGLALDTLNRVQKRKAVVFLLSDFLDRGYDTALSIVARKHDLVAMQLVDPRERALPPVGLVRLYDAETGRDVLVDAGDRRVVEAYAGRTERWQSEFERQLRRAGCDLVTVDVSRSVVEPLQRFFRQRGRARR; this is encoded by the coding sequence TTGAGCGAGTCCGATCGCCGCAACGCCGACGATTCGGTGCGTGGGATCCCTCCCGATCTCATCGCCCAGGTGCGTCGTCTGGAGATCCGTACGCGACGGATCGTGCAGGAGCTGTTCGGCGGTGAGTACCACTCGGTGTTCAAGGGGCAGGGCAACCAGTTCCGCGAGGTGCGCGAGTACCTGCCCGGTGACGACGTGCGGGCCATCGACTGGAACGTGACCGCACGGATGTGCGATCCCTACCTGAAGCAGTTCGAGGAGGAGCGCGAGCTCACGGTGATCGTCATGGCCGACCTGTCGGCCTCGGAGCGCTTCGGTAGCGCGCACCGCTTGAAGTCGGCCGCCATGGCCGAGCTGGGGGCACTGCTGGTGTTCTCGGCCCTGGGCAATCAGGACAAGGTCGGCTTGATCCTGTTCACCGACGAGATCGAGCTCTACGTGCCGCCGCGGAAGAACCGCTCGCACGGATTGCGCGTGATCCGTGAACTGCTGTACCACCCTCCGCGGGGACGGGGCACCGATCTCGGACTGGCACTGGACACGCTGAACCGCGTGCAGAAGCGCAAAGCGGTGGTCTTCCTGCTCAGCGACTTCCTCGACCGCGGCTACGACACGGCGTTGTCGATCGTGGCGCGCAAGCACGACCTGGTGGCCATGCAGCTGGTGGATCCGCGCGAGCGTGCCCTGCCCCCGGTCGGTCTGGTGCGGCTGTACGACGCCGAGACCGGACGCGATGTGCTCGTCGACGCCGGCGACCGTCGGGTGGTCGAGGCCTACGCCGGACGGACCGAGCGCTGGCAGTCGGAGTTCGAGCGGCAACTGCGACGCGCCGGCTGCGATCTGGTGACCGTGGACGTGAGCCGGTCGGTGGTCGAGCCGCTGCAGCGCTTCTTCCGGCAGCGGGGGCGTGCACGACGATGA
- a CDS encoding VWA domain-containing protein: MEFARPLVLLAIPIALLIVAAAARFARGGSAVRFSDHGLLRGVGRGWRARLRPWTTVVRAVAICLLLVAFAGPRLAHDREVIRGEGIDIALVLDISGSMRALDFEPDDRLAVAKRTIRDFVDGRKQDRIGLVVFAAKAFTQCPLTLDYDVLVRFLDEVDVGLIEDGTAIGLGIATGVKRLARSEAQSKVLVLLTDGVNNVTTVDPLTAAEAARALGVRVYTIGVGKEGLAPYPVDHPILGRRYTQIETRIDEDLLRQVSELTEGQYFRAQSGEGLQRIFDTIDELEKSEIETEVFTNYQSLAAWWMIPGLLLLLLETVLAATLFRVLP, encoded by the coding sequence ATGGAGTTCGCCCGCCCGCTCGTCCTGCTCGCGATTCCGATCGCCCTGTTGATCGTCGCGGCGGCTGCGCGTTTCGCTCGCGGGGGGAGCGCGGTTCGTTTCAGCGACCACGGCCTGCTCCGCGGAGTCGGCCGCGGCTGGCGCGCCCGCCTGCGGCCCTGGACCACCGTGGTCCGCGCGGTCGCGATCTGCCTGCTGCTGGTGGCCTTCGCCGGCCCGCGTCTGGCCCACGACCGCGAAGTGATTCGGGGAGAAGGGATCGACATCGCCCTGGTGCTCGACATCAGTGGCAGCATGCGCGCGCTCGACTTCGAACCCGACGACCGGCTGGCCGTGGCGAAGCGCACGATCCGTGACTTCGTCGACGGCCGGAAGCAGGACCGTATCGGGCTGGTGGTCTTCGCGGCCAAGGCCTTCACCCAGTGTCCACTGACTCTGGACTACGACGTGCTCGTGCGCTTCCTCGACGAGGTCGACGTCGGGCTCATCGAGGACGGCACGGCCATCGGACTGGGCATCGCGACGGGGGTCAAGCGCCTGGCCCGCAGCGAGGCGCAGAGCAAGGTGCTGGTGTTGCTGACCGACGGGGTGAACAACGTGACGACCGTCGATCCGCTCACCGCTGCCGAGGCGGCGCGCGCGCTGGGTGTCCGCGTCTACACGATCGGTGTCGGGAAGGAAGGCCTCGCTCCGTATCCGGTGGATCATCCGATCCTCGGTCGTCGCTACACCCAGATCGAGACGCGTATCGACGAGGACCTGCTGCGACAGGTGAGCGAGCTCACCGAGGGTCAGTACTTCCGCGCGCAGAGCGGTGAGGGCCTGCAGCGGATCTTCGACACCATCGACGAACTCGAGAAGTCCGAGATCGAGACCGAGGTCTTCACCAACTACCAGTCGTTGGCGGCGTGGTGGATGATCCCCGGCCTGCTGCTGCTGCTGCTCGAGACCGTTCTGGCCGCCACCTTGTTCCGCGTGCTGCCCTGA
- a CDS encoding VWA domain-containing protein yields the protein MRFAHPELLWLLLAVPLVWAMLWSTRVRAERRLRDFVGPSVQSALGVGGRDGRRVARAALRLIALALVVIAAARPQWGASEIEVEQEGIDLVVALDISRSMQAEDVRPSRLDRAKLEIAELVESLDGDRVGLVFFAGAAFPQCPLTVDYAAARLFLNQADPTMIGAQGTDLSSALFTALELFDDEGGRSRVVLVVTDGEDFGDDLDPALEALREQGVTLYAVGMGTSEGAPIPEYDDSGRQQGFVRDRDGEVVMSRLQEAELLRLVSSTEGAYARADRGGLDVERLRSEISTIEGSAIRAQRIVSYRERYAWPLAAAVILLLVEGFLRDRRRQEP from the coding sequence TTGCGCTTCGCCCATCCCGAACTCCTGTGGCTGCTGCTCGCCGTGCCGCTCGTGTGGGCGATGCTCTGGTCGACGCGCGTCCGCGCGGAACGGCGGTTGCGCGACTTCGTCGGTCCGTCCGTCCAGAGCGCGCTCGGTGTCGGCGGGCGCGACGGAAGGAGGGTCGCACGGGCGGCCCTGCGTCTGATCGCCCTGGCCCTGGTGGTGATCGCGGCGGCCCGGCCGCAATGGGGCGCGAGTGAGATCGAGGTCGAGCAGGAGGGGATCGACCTGGTCGTCGCGCTCGACATCAGCCGCAGCATGCAGGCCGAGGACGTCCGGCCCAGCCGGCTGGACCGCGCGAAGCTCGAGATCGCCGAGCTGGTCGAATCGCTCGACGGCGACCGGGTCGGACTGGTCTTCTTCGCCGGTGCGGCGTTCCCGCAGTGTCCGTTGACGGTGGACTACGCCGCCGCACGGCTCTTCCTGAACCAGGCCGACCCCACCATGATCGGTGCGCAGGGAACCGATCTGTCCTCGGCGCTGTTCACCGCCCTGGAACTCTTCGACGACGAGGGAGGCCGTTCGCGCGTGGTCCTGGTGGTGACCGATGGCGAGGACTTCGGAGACGATCTGGACCCCGCGCTCGAGGCCCTGCGGGAGCAGGGCGTGACCCTGTACGCGGTGGGGATGGGCACGTCGGAGGGGGCGCCGATCCCCGAGTACGACGATTCCGGCCGTCAGCAGGGATTCGTCCGCGATCGAGACGGCGAGGTCGTCATGAGCCGCTTGCAGGAAGCCGAGCTGCTGCGCCTGGTGTCGTCGACCGAGGGTGCCTACGCCCGTGCCGACCGCGGAGGACTGGACGTGGAACGTCTGCGATCGGAGATCTCCACCATCGAGGGTTCGGCGATCCGCGCCCAGCGCATCGTCAGCTACCGCGAGCGCTACGCCTGGCCGCTCGCGGCCGCGGTGATCCTGTTGCTGGTCGAGGGCTTCCTTCGCGACCGGAGGAGGCAGGAGCCATGA
- a CDS encoding tetratricopeptide repeat protein → MRSVLVVVVLIVASCPRPVQAWDPLQRAERAAHQAQESFARGDTLGALESMLRAQALAPEDPRIRAGLAETLYDGGEFEAAMRQYAPLADPEAPLPRRLRALYNAGNAAFEQQDYERALQFYTEALVQGDSEPDPDLLHNLELAQRLRDQQEQQSQQSEEQGEDGEPQDGEQPPQDQQQQDSQGEQPPPEDQQQDPQQPERSDDPQQAPPDSTQQQSPPPDPEEAGADSTQMPPPPRPEQMTPEEAMRLLEALDFDEQELRESIQRRLRGDREEDENDW, encoded by the coding sequence ATGAGGAGCGTCCTCGTCGTCGTCGTGCTGATCGTGGCGTCGTGTCCCCGGCCGGTCCAGGCCTGGGATCCTCTGCAGCGCGCCGAGCGGGCCGCCCATCAGGCCCAGGAGTCCTTCGCACGCGGCGACACGCTCGGCGCGCTGGAGTCCATGCTCCGCGCCCAGGCGCTGGCGCCGGAGGATCCACGGATCCGGGCGGGCCTGGCCGAGACCCTCTACGACGGTGGTGAGTTCGAGGCCGCCATGCGCCAGTACGCTCCCCTCGCCGATCCCGAGGCCCCCCTGCCGCGACGGCTCCGGGCCCTGTACAATGCGGGCAATGCCGCCTTCGAGCAGCAGGACTACGAGCGGGCGCTGCAGTTCTACACCGAGGCGCTGGTGCAGGGCGACTCGGAGCCCGATCCCGATCTACTGCACAACCTCGAGCTGGCCCAGCGGTTGCGGGATCAGCAGGAGCAGCAGAGTCAGCAGTCGGAGGAGCAGGGCGAGGACGGCGAGCCGCAGGACGGCGAGCAGCCGCCACAGGACCAGCAGCAACAGGACTCCCAGGGCGAGCAGCCCCCGCCGGAGGACCAGCAGCAGGATCCGCAGCAGCCCGAACGGTCCGACGATCCGCAGCAGGCACCGCCGGACTCGACCCAGCAGCAGTCGCCGCCCCCGGATCCCGAGGAGGCGGGTGCCGACAGCACGCAGATGCCGCCCCCGCCGCGGCCCGAGCAGATGACGCCGGAGGAAGCCATGCGTCTGCTCGAGGCCCTGGACTTCGACGAACAGGAGCTGCGCGAGTCGATCCAACGACGCCTGCGCGGTGACCGGGAAGAGGACGAGAATGACTGGTAG
- a CDS encoding BatD family protein has protein sequence MTGRRWLPFFLALLALTSPARAAVEVGATLDRERVPVGEQVVLTVTVTGEARRVSPPDLPSLPDFRVFGGGQSQRFSFVDGRASAEHSFTYYLQPEREGNFTIDPIAVRADGQVVRTPSLELEVVAAGTSPVPASPDRSDPQDESERDAFVTMSVDRDSVVVGEQVVLTFGFHRATRMSAFESPEYTPPRTEGFWREDLPPERHTTRVIRSRRYQVTEIQYALFPTRAGDLTIGEAIVRLPEDTFGSFFRRDRRQPRGPRVLRADPITVHVDPLPEPQPQDFTGTVARDLTLDATVDRRTLDEGEAVTLGLRLAGSGNLPGAAVPSLEGLEEFRVHDAGGGADSRPQGGRLQGTRLVESLLVPRTAGRVVIPSIEYTYFDTGRRDYVTLRTEPIALEVRAVEGSGGGSGVFVGGRKSEIELLARDILHIAPVPGSLSPWAGPLPHRAVFYAALGVPALAWAVSARVSRRRRELMRDPRRLRARRALERARKTLGAPGVDEHAVVGAVHGWAADRFDRAASGLTHDDVVELATRHGADPALTRELRALLDRCDAARYAPLGGTAADLVEQTRGLLARLEEQTRNA, from the coding sequence ATGACTGGTAGACGATGGCTGCCGTTCTTCCTGGCTCTGCTGGCGCTCACGTCGCCGGCGCGGGCGGCCGTCGAGGTCGGGGCCACGCTCGATCGCGAGCGCGTGCCGGTCGGCGAACAGGTGGTGCTGACCGTCACCGTCACCGGCGAGGCCCGACGCGTGAGCCCTCCGGATCTTCCCTCGTTGCCGGATTTCCGGGTCTTCGGTGGAGGACAGTCGCAGCGTTTCAGCTTCGTCGACGGGCGGGCCTCGGCCGAGCACAGCTTCACCTACTACTTGCAGCCGGAGCGCGAGGGCAACTTCACGATCGATCCGATCGCCGTCCGCGCCGACGGACAGGTGGTGCGAACCCCTTCCCTCGAGCTCGAGGTGGTGGCCGCGGGGACATCGCCGGTGCCGGCGTCTCCGGATCGATCGGATCCGCAGGACGAGTCCGAGCGCGATGCCTTCGTCACCATGTCGGTCGACCGCGACTCGGTGGTGGTGGGTGAGCAGGTGGTGCTGACCTTCGGCTTCCATCGCGCCACGCGGATGTCGGCCTTCGAGAGCCCCGAGTACACGCCGCCGCGTACCGAGGGCTTCTGGCGCGAGGACCTTCCCCCGGAACGCCACACCACCCGGGTGATCCGCAGCCGTCGCTACCAGGTCACCGAGATCCAGTACGCGCTGTTCCCGACCCGCGCCGGTGACCTCACCATCGGCGAGGCGATCGTGCGGTTGCCCGAGGACACCTTCGGTTCGTTCTTCCGGCGCGATCGCCGGCAGCCGCGCGGGCCGCGCGTACTCCGTGCCGATCCCATCACCGTGCACGTCGACCCTCTCCCGGAGCCGCAACCGCAGGACTTCACGGGCACGGTGGCGCGCGATCTCACGCTCGACGCCACCGTCGACCGGCGGACGCTCGACGAGGGCGAGGCGGTCACGCTCGGACTGCGGCTCGCCGGCAGCGGGAACCTGCCGGGTGCGGCCGTGCCGTCGCTGGAGGGCCTCGAGGAGTTCCGTGTGCACGATGCGGGTGGAGGTGCGGACAGTCGGCCCCAGGGGGGTCGTCTGCAGGGGACGCGCCTGGTCGAGTCGTTGCTCGTTCCGCGCACGGCGGGGCGCGTGGTGATCCCTTCGATCGAATACACCTACTTCGACACCGGGCGCCGCGACTACGTCACCCTGCGCACCGAGCCGATCGCGCTGGAGGTGCGCGCCGTCGAGGGGAGTGGTGGCGGGAGCGGCGTCTTCGTGGGCGGGCGCAAGAGCGAGATCGAGTTGCTCGCGCGCGACATCCTGCACATCGCCCCGGTCCCGGGGAGCCTGTCGCCGTGGGCCGGGCCCCTTCCGCACCGTGCCGTGTTCTACGCGGCCCTCGGCGTCCCGGCCCTGGCGTGGGCGGTGAGCGCGCGCGTCTCGCGGCGCCGGCGGGAGCTGATGCGCGATCCGCGTCGCCTGCGCGCCCGCCGTGCACTCGAGCGGGCGCGGAAGACGCTCGGGGCCCCGGGCGTCGACGAACACGCGGTCGTGGGCGCCGTGCACGGCTGGGCGGCCGATCGTTTCGATCGTGCCGCGTCGGGCCTGACCCACGACGACGTCGTGGAGCTCGCGACGCGTCACGGGGCCGATCCGGCCCTGACGCGCGAACTCCGGGCACTGCTCGACCGCTGCGACGCCGCGCGCTACGCCCCACTGGGCGGAACGGCCGCCGACCTCGTCGAGCAGACCCGTGGACTCCTGGCCCGGCTCGAGGAGCAGACCCGTAATGCGTGA